One Streptomyces sp. CNQ-509 DNA window includes the following coding sequences:
- a CDS encoding ribose-phosphate diphosphokinase: MTGIKTTGQKKLMLFTGRGYPELAEEVAHQLGVGLVPTKAFDFANGEIYVRFQESARGADCFVMQSHTTPINQWIMEQMIMVDALKRASARSVTAIVPFYGYARQDKKHRGREPISARLIADLLKTAGADRILTVDLHTDQIQGFFDGPVDHLFALPVLADYVASKTDRSKLTVVSPDAGRVRVADRWGDRLGAPLAIVHKRRDPDVANQVTVHEVVGHVAGRVCVLVDDMVDTGGTICAAADALFANGAEDVIVAATHGVLSGPAGDRLKGSKVSEFIFTNTLPTASELDLDKITVLSMAPVIARAVREVFEDGSVTSLFDEHA, translated from the coding sequence GTGACCGGGATCAAGACGACCGGCCAGAAGAAGCTGATGCTTTTCACCGGCCGTGGCTACCCCGAGCTTGCCGAGGAGGTCGCGCACCAGCTCGGTGTGGGCCTCGTACCGACGAAGGCGTTCGACTTCGCCAACGGCGAGATCTACGTCCGTTTCCAGGAGTCGGCGCGGGGGGCCGACTGTTTCGTGATGCAGAGTCACACGACGCCCATCAACCAGTGGATCATGGAACAGATGATCATGGTGGACGCGCTGAAACGTGCCTCCGCGCGCAGCGTCACCGCGATCGTCCCGTTCTACGGCTACGCCCGCCAGGACAAGAAGCACCGCGGCCGGGAGCCGATCTCGGCGCGGCTCATCGCCGACCTGCTGAAGACGGCGGGTGCGGACCGGATCCTCACGGTGGACCTGCACACGGACCAGATCCAGGGCTTCTTCGACGGCCCGGTGGACCACCTGTTCGCGCTGCCGGTGCTGGCGGACTACGTGGCGTCGAAGACGGACCGCTCGAAGCTGACGGTGGTCTCGCCGGACGCGGGGCGCGTGCGGGTGGCGGACCGGTGGGGCGACCGGCTGGGGGCGCCGCTGGCGATCGTGCACAAGCGCCGGGACCCGGACGTGGCGAACCAGGTGACCGTGCACGAGGTCGTGGGGCACGTGGCCGGCCGGGTGTGCGTGCTGGTCGACGACATGGTGGACACGGGGGGCACGATCTGCGCGGCGGCGGACGCGCTCTTCGCGAACGGCGCGGAGGACGTGATCGTGGCGGCGACGCACGGCGTGTTGTCGGGTCCCGCGGGTGACCGGCTGAAGGGGTCGAAGGTGAGCGAGTTCATCTTCACGAACACGCTGCCGACGGCGAGCGAGTTGGACCTGGACAAGATCACGGTGCTGTCGATGGCGCCGGTGATCGCGCGCGCGGTGCGCGAGGTGTTCGAGGACGGCTCCGTGACCAGCCTCTTCGACGAGCACGCGTAG